The DNA sequence atgctttcgaaaatggtctaaaaatatccctcgttatactattgggctatatatacctTCCCTGTCATACTTTGGAATAAATATACCCTTAATTTGGATGGAGTTCCACGTGGCAGCATCAGATGAAAACGACCAATTTTTTTTACCCGACCCATTTTAAAAAACCCACtaccgacccgttttaaaatttaattttttaaagcatatattttgtaaaaactagaattttgtttttgtaaaaactgaaaaaaaaaagaatttgtaaaatatatatttttaagtcttttcagttttttttaaagtatttttttgtaaaaactgaaaaaaagactctcctaaagcagtggactacatatgcattagttttaaaaaaattcaatttttacaaaaacaatacttaaaaaaactgaaaaaactaaaaaatatatatttttaaaattccttttttttcagttttacaaaaaaatattttttttaaaaatactttaaaaacttaaaaatatatattttgtaaaaactggtaaaaaaaaaaaaatttgcaaaatatatatttttcagttttttcagtttttaacgtattgtttttataaaaactgaaaaaaaatgattttgtaaaatatttttatttttttaaaactaatgcatatgtagtccactgctttaggagagtcttttttctaggttttacaaaaaaatatatttttttcagtttttacaaaaaaaatactttaaaaaaaattgaaaaaacttaaaaatatatattttgcaaattctttttttttcactttttacaaaatatatgctttaaaaaaactgaattttaaaatgGGTCGGGTGGTggtttttttaaaaatagatcgagtaaaaaaaagaaatgggtcGTTTTCATCTCGTGCCgccacgtggcactccatccaaaataagggtatatttgttccaaagtatgacgagAAGGATATATATAGcctaatagtataacgaggggtatttttagatcatattcaaaaatataagggtatatttggccctttgctgTAAATTAAATTATCACGTTGAGTTTGCTAGACATACATAAGTGAAGAAATGCAATTTTGTCAGCATATAAAAACCTCTTCTTGTTACACGGATGAATGGTCCTACAAGGGTAGGATGTTAGGTAACACAAAATCAACCTAAATGGTGTGAAGGTTCCTAAAAAGgcaaaaactcaaaaaatatgCATTTTTACACCTACTTTATTTTTTGGAACTCTGTGTTTTGTGCTTTGTGTATGTTTTCTTTCTCTCTTCTTTTTCCTTGGACTCTGGGCAtttttaccttccgtacttcctTCTTTGACTGCTATAAATTGAAACTTTCGTTCCCAATAGAATGACACTTCCATTATCAGCCAGTTAACAAATTAACCATAAGAATGGAAATCATCCGAATCATATCTACTCTACTCATTTGTTTCACACTATTCATGTTATCTTCATTTTCATTTGCTACTCCACTGTTAGGTATTTCATCATTTTCTTTCTATCCCTtcatctttttgtttttttcccACTTATATTTCATGCTAACTTCATTTTATTGTAATTTTTGGCAGATCACGAAATGAAGACGACTCTCTCTTCAAGTCCTAGAAAGCTGAAACTCAATGAACAGCCAAATGTAATGAGTttactttttgtttttctttctattCTTGAGTATTATAAGCTAGGAATCCCTTATTTTTCAGTATATAATTGTATTCTCTCATGTAAATGACATGTTGTTTAATTTTTTTCATAAAGCAGGTGAAAAGCAAGGGAGATCAAAAGCATTTGGTCCCATTCAATACTGCAAACCAAGTTTCATTACCAGGTAATGCGCATGcacctatttatttatttttttgtttcgcTATATGATTAATGTGTTGCAGACATACAGAATATATGTTTATGTGTGTGTTTGTGTTTATATACATAGTATCAATTTAATCTTGTATGGTAACATTAACATTAACTGGTTTTCATGCATGACGTATATATGTTCATATCTAAGAGATAAATACAAGTTTCTTCCGTTAAAACTGAAAAGTACAGGACTAGCTTCATCATTTTCTTAATATATAATATGgcctaaaagtttaattttttgaAGGATCCTGTACTTTGTAAACTTTCCGTTGATATGCTGATATTCCATAATTTCATGCAGAATCTTAAAGTACGCAATTTATGTTTCGAATTGTCTACTTTTTAACTTCGCAGTTTAACTAGTTCGACTATTTGTCCACATTTTGACTAACAAATTTAATTAAAATACTACCTCTAGTTCATATTATCTTTTCTTAATGTTTTCTTAATTACGTTTCTTAAGAAAGACATTTATAATAGTCTTAATCATACAAGTATATACACATAAACTATCACTTATCTCTCCATAAACGTCTCATTTAATTTAAATTGCAGTACTAATTAGAACAGTAAAAATATATTTGGAAAAAGCATACTCCCTCCAATTATTTATATTgaatctatttcctttttagtccgtgacAAAAAAGAACATCTTTCCctcttttgaaaataatttacctttattcaatgatttatagccacacaaaatctATTTGACTcatttacaccacaagtttaaaagtcttttttcttttcttaaactccgtgcccattCAAATGGTTtcaaataaattaaaacggaAGTAGTATTAAATAATTTCTTGTTTTTCCAAAACGTCAAGGAATTTGAACAATTCATACGTTTGTCAAAACGATTAATATATATCATGTTTGTGACAGGAGAATGTAACAAATATCATGTTTGTGACTTGTCTAGGTAAAGAACATGAGCAAGAAGCTGCAAAAATGGTGAAAGCAAGAAAAGGAACAAGGCAAGAGTGGGTTGAAGGGAAAGACACTTCTGATTTCTTTACAATGGATTATCATTGGGTTAGAAGACGACGTCCCATACATAACAAGTCAATTCGCCCATGAAAACCGGCATTTTAATTTAGCTTTTATTTTAACTTAATTagtttacttttattatatagTGATTCCcaaaatatatactatatatatatatcagtagaAAAATATACTTGTTGGGAATACAATTTTGACTAATTAGGAATATGAAGTGTATGTTTTGTTGTAATTAGGAGTTTATAAGAATATGAGGATTATGTCGTGTCGTACCTTTGTTTATGGCCGACATTAAACCCTAACTTTTGCTACTAACAAGAAAAACTTTACCATAGTTCCAAGGGGACaaattttgtttatttatttgtaCAATTTATAAAGGCAGTCAAATTAGTTTTTCTCAAACCCCAATATTTTGAGAATTGGTGTGTCACACATTACAagtcatttttttaatttaattttcctCGAAAGACAAGTTCTCCGTACATTAGGCGCATGAATGTAAGTATCTGGCCATGAGAGATGTTTAACTAATCCTTGAAAAATGCAAACTGTGTCGACTATAAAATTTAAGTAATTTtttgttttgacagttccaacaTCCTAAGTTCTAAGTTTCCAATGCAAGTGGATGCAACTTTGCTTCTAGGGTTAATATTAACAAAGCTTTTCGTGTTCAAGTACAGCTGGAGAAGGACCGCATCCCAAACGTGTGATATAGAAGAGCCTACAAGATTGTTACATACTTTATCATTGTTCCAAGTGCCCTTCCTCTTTCAAGATTGTTACACACTTGTATTCAGCTCATGGAAAATTTAAATTAATATGCTTGAGCTAGAAAGTATAAAAGCAAGACAAGTATATGTCAATTAAGAAGTTAGTTTGCTAAGTATTTAGAGAACAGAAAAAATATATGTTTCTTGATCTATATAATGGCAGAAAAAAGTAAATAATGGTTACTAATTGATAGCAGTAATCTATAAACAGTCATTTTAAGATATGACCAGGAAGTGGACCAGATATAGATGTGTAATTGGAATTGTTCGATGGTTGGCAAAACGTTTGGAGTGATGGAGAAAAACAAACTGATCTCCTCTACTGGTTCTGAGTCAGAGctgaaattttaattttatgagtTCTAAATTATAGAACAATTACTTGAAGTGCTACTAACTGAGTTCTAaattaaatataatataataaactTTTTAATAAACATATACTTTTTACATAAAAGTTACTAGATTCGTTCGAAACCGTAGATAGGGGTATACATAGACCGGGTTTGTTCGggttttatcaaaatcaaaccaaaccaattatatcggttttggattggtttggtttgtcggattttttgaatttttcggatttttttgttacatgaatattattcaaATCTTGCtttattaaagttatagataaagttttgataagtgaatatatgtttactaaaagttaaaaaaaaattaacaaacaTATGGTCTATTAAagtattcttatgggagaatttatTTTAGTAACACATACTAATAGTTTATTTTcttaatctgtctaacaataatttttggTTGATGTACGCTTTTAAGGTTAATcaaatttagtaattaaacacaaaaattaatatgacacctaaataatgatatgttctatgtaattttagattatcgaaatatcacttcaaattcgaaaaaaatataagatattttgacatatgaatatgaaagaacaaatAGATGATTAACTCATTTTAATAACAATTAATAAGAAAGCGATACAATAATGACCATTATTGTAACACAATTTATTTGCATATGAACTTCTTCTGTTCTATTAACTTCTTGAATTATAGTCCTTTCCCTCAATATCATGATTGTATTGATCAAACCGGATCATGAGTTCATAGAAAGCCGTGTAAAGAGTAGAACAAACTGAAAATGTTAATATTTGTTGCAATTCAAGCTATTCTTATGAGTTATTTATGTGGCTTCCTATTAGATTTTATTGACATCCTAATCCTAAATCTTTTGAGCCGAGTTCTAATAACAATAGATgcacataataataatatgatTTTTTTTGGATGAGTTGAGACACGTATGGTTTAGATTTTAAAGAAACAGAAGATGAACAAATATTGGCATGGATGATCAGTTTGGGATCTAGTGATAATCTTTTTCCATTTTGCGATTTTTATCAAGAAACAACTACATTATAAAGTATATGTTTTGTGACAATTCCTATAATTCTCATCTAATAATACTATAACTTTCATTCTCTTTTCTTCTTAGATgaattattaatatatatatatatatataaaacaaatcACTTTGCTTTCTCAACAAGTTGCTGTGGTGTAGTGGTTATCACGTCAGTCTTACACACTGAAGGTCCCCAGTTCGATCCTGGGCAGCAACATATTATTTTCTGGttgttttttagtttaaataaatCATTTCTAAAAATATGTAATTACAATTTAATATTGGATAAAATATAAGATTGGTcggtaaaaaatatatatttagtcGACTATTTTTTTTGGAGCggctatattttttaaatatagatTAGACCAAAAAAATTTCTTACATCTTTTTATGAACATGTCATTTGCTTCAACTCACTCAATATGTGAAACTTTGTTATAAAAATTACTGAGAGACATGTATATACATTTCTCCTAAGTTGCTTTCCTCATAGAAAAATAGTTAACTAAGTCCAAAAACGTTTTTCTATAACGCCTAAAAGAGTAAAAGAGTGTAAATTGGGTAAATAAtttccaaaaatatatatttgggatATTCAATTTTTTCAATAGAGAAATTAAACTTGAAAGAGTAATAATAgtttcttcttctgcttccttTAGGATTTAAGTTATGAATCCTAATAGTGAATTGTAAGAAAATACTAGGTTCGTTATCATTTTAATTAGATTATCAATAATGTTTATAAAGAAATTTATctataattattatataaattatttttacattGTAGTACATAAAATTTTAAATCTATCTTTTATTAATCTTCCCCTTATAAGACTTCGAGCTATTTCTTTTTCCAACAAAATAAGGGTTAATTTTTTTCTTTGAGGctaaattaaaaaaacaaaacaaacacATTTTTTGAAATAGCAATTTCAAAACTCAAAAGGGAACAAATTGAAACACTCCAAAAACTACAAGGACCAACTTGACATTTACTCTGCAAAACTCCCTTGCCTAGCCGCCGGTGAGTTCCATTCGCCGGAACCACCGCCACCTCCGCCATTAACATGGCTTCCTCAGCCTTCATCTCAATCAAAAAGACCAAAGTACCCTTTTCTCTAACCTTATTCTCCATCGCTAAAAAATCTTCCCTTTTCTCTACACTCTGCAAGAAGCATCACCATCACCAAACTAGTACTACTACTACTCCACCAGTGGCAAAGAAAGTGCCTTTTACAGTTTCTGCACATGGGGTTACGTGGAATGATCCTTACCGTTGGATGAACAAAACCAACGACCCAGATTTTATCAACTACCTTCAGCAAGAAAATTCATATGCTCAGAGTTTCATGAAGGATACTGAGGAAATGCAAAAGGGTTTGTTTTCTGAGATGATTAGTAGAATGCCTTCCAAGATTTCTACCCCACCTGAACTATGGGGTCCTTGGTATGTCTATAAAAACTTAGCTTCTTTCACTTTGTTCATATGCATGCTTTGATATAAAAATGTGGAAAAAATATTTGAATTGAATACTCTTTTAAATTGTTGGAACAATTCAAATAATACAGTAGTTTGAAATGTTAAAGAAAAAAGCAGATAACTTGTGTGAAAATAAAGCAAATTAGAGTTAGATATTAATATGATTTGAGAGTAAAAGtttgaacattttattcactTCTATCAAAAAATGTTTCCACTTTTGTTTACTTCGAAAACTTCGCCCGTTTGAGTTTGCTTGTATTGCTGGTTTCAAGCTCGGATAAAATGAGGAGGGTTCCGTTAGGTTGACGTCCATCCTTAAGTATGGAGTATTGAAATATCATGGACCCAAATGGTGCATTTATGATAATGGGGATTGATACAGCCGACCGAACTAGCTTTGGATTGAggcataatattttttttttgtttctttgaaAAATAATGTCCTGCATTTGCTCATTCAGTAAATACAAAAGGATTCAAAATGTTAACTTTTTCGCAAGGTCAAAGTAAGACTCTCAATTTGAAGTAGAAGAAAGGAGTCATACCTTTGGTAGAAGCTAGAAAAGAAATCAAGTTGACCAAAACGGGACAAAGTgtttattatttttctatatgAATCTACAAAAAATTGCACATCTACATTTAAGTTCGTGTAAAGCCTATTCCACGCCATACAGTCTACATTAGATCCGTAATTGCTTAAATGCTGGGTTGTGTTGTAGAAAAAGACTATTCTGATTAAGAGTTTGTGTAACTGTTACGTGAACTACGGAGTTGTTAAAATATGTTTTGAACGATTGTACTGAATGGTCTTAAGAATTGACAAGGGCATTTTGTCATATGTTCTCAATGTTACAGGCTGCATTGCTTTGGTATGTCAAATGGTTTGGAATTCTGTTTTGAGAATCTACTTGCTATAAATTGTCTTTCTTGTTGGTTGACTCTTTGTATGTTTCTGGGGTGTTAACAGGTTATACTACCAGTACATTCCAGAAGGGAAGGAGTTTCCGTTATTATGTAGGAAATTGGCTGCTGAGAGCAAAGGTTGGATGAAGACTGTATCCAATTATGTGATTGGAGTTTCTAAGAAGGAACAAGTACTGCTTGACTGGAATGAAATTGCGGAAAGATATGGTATATCATTCTCATATTATTCTTTTAACAAGCCTCTTTTTGCTCTTCTTGTTTCTTTAGCAAGCACTTGTTATATCAATTTTGCCTCCTTGTGCATTTTTGTGCATTCGTTTCATTTTCTTCCCATCGATTTCTTCGTTTTTTCCTTTTGTGAAATTGGAAGATATTCTATGATTCCAAGATGTCAAAGGTCCTACTCAAACACTTTGGCTAAGAGAAAACGTAAACTTTTGTTCTAGGATTGTATAAGATAGCTCTAAATCTTCACTTCCTATCATTTTGGTATGTCATTAAAGCAGGCTCAGAGCTGTTTCCCGTTTGTTGAGCATGATTGAAGGACAATATAAATTATTGACGGGCATGCACATGTTAGTTTAAGGAATGAATTCACTCTAAAAGCCTATCCATATCATCATATTGAGGTTTACAGGATAATAAAGAATTAAAATACTAAGAGAAATGACGGAGAATATTCTTATAGGTTTCACGATATGCGTTCAGATCATGTCATTGTTTTAGGTTTTGTAAGTTTTAAAGAAAGTGTTTCCGTTATattttaatttgttcttgttttcataggatatgttCATGTGGGTACATGTCGAGTGTCTCCAGACCACAATTATCTTGCTTACACAGTTGATGTTACTGGTAGTGAGCAGTTTGTGCTTCAGATTAAGGATCTGCGAAATGACTGCGTTCTGCCAACCCTCGGAGTTGAAGGGGTTGTTAGCGTGGAATGGGCTCAAGATTCTTGTACTTTCTTCTATACGTTATCCGACCAGAACCAACGCCCTTACAGGCAATTCTCTGTACTATAATTACTATTTAAATTGGATATCCGGATGTGTTATTACTTTACCATTATGTGGCCAGGGTACATTGCATAAAGCTGGGATCAGATTCTGTCCATGATGTCCCATTGTTTGTAGAAAATGATTCCAGTTTTTGTGTGGATATAGCAAGTACAAAGGATGGGAAGTTTATTACTGTGAATTCTAATTCAAGAACTTCATCTGAGGCAAGAAAAATTACCTTTATCACGGCATAGATACTTCTTTGTATTGGTGAGGAAGTAGTCTTTGATTCTCTTCATTGTCTTATTGCAGGTTTATGTCATCAATGCAACCAATCTGCAGACTGGAATTCAAAGATTTTGTAAGCGTGTGTCTGGTGTACAGTATTTTCTTGAACATCATCATGGATTTTTCTATGTTCTCACAAATTATCGTAATGTTGGTGAGGAATCACCTTCTAGTGGAGAGTATTATTTGGCTAGATGCCCTGTTGAGAACTTGCAGTCAACCAGTTTGCAGGTATATCGTCTTCCTTCAAATATTGATTCTTTAAGGGGCTGCTGATGATGATAAAACATTTATGCACGCATGAATATAAAGCTTTCAAATTGTTCTCCAAAAGCATTCTATCTATTGGATACTTATTTTTGACTTTTCTTTCAAATGGCTTTTAAGTTGATGAAGGATTTGTACTTTTGCTTTTGTACCTCACTCTAGCTAGTCGTTTTGGTTTTGATACGAGGTTACATGCTCGTTATCTGCCAGCACAGTTATGATATGTTGGTTATTTGGCTGCCTAATAAATATTTCACATAGTATTTGCTGTCAGCTTGATTGCCTAACTCCTCTACCTGGGCAAGTGCAAAATTGGAGTTGCATAAACACCTACTTGATTCAAAAACATTTATTTTCAGTTTTTGGTTTTTTATCGTCTGTAAGCTTTGTTTGCAGAATGTTATAGTACCCAGTGGAGACATTTTCATCCAAGATATGGACATGTTTAATGAACATCTGGTGCTTTTTCTCAACAAAGAGGGTTCCTCATTGATATGTTCTGTTGATATGCAAACAATCATCAATTGTGAGGTATAATCTTAAAACTTAAATTAGTCGTGATTGTTTGAATGTGGAAGGCTAAATTAGTAAAATCAGTTTCTGAGTTTGTATTAAACTTATCTCCTATTCCTCAGTTTCTTTTCCTTGCTAGGTCGAAGGAGGAAGCATAATCATCTCTTAATTATCGTTACATGTGTAAAGTTGACCAATACCAATGTTTCTTACTATCTTCCTGTTGCGCAGGACCAAATGATGATTGATGAACTTAACCCATGGTtctttcctcttccctctgataTGTGTGCAATAGCTCCAGGATCAAATCATGATTTCA is a window from the Nicotiana tomentosiformis chromosome 10, ASM39032v3, whole genome shotgun sequence genome containing:
- the LOC104118490 gene encoding uncharacterized protein isoform X2 produces the protein MEIIRIISTLLICFTLFMLSSFSFATPLLDHEMKTTLSSSPRKLKLNEQPNVKSKGDQKHLVPFNTANQVSLPGKEHEQEAAKMVKARKGTRQEWVEGKDTSDFFTMDYHWVRRRRPIHNKSIRP
- the LOC104118490 gene encoding uncharacterized protein isoform X1; translated protein: MEIIRIISTLLICFTLFMLSSFSFATPLLDHEMKTTLSSSPRKLKLNEQPNQVKSKGDQKHLVPFNTANQVSLPGKEHEQEAAKMVKARKGTRQEWVEGKDTSDFFTMDYHWVRRRRPIHNKSIRP
- the LOC104118489 gene encoding uncharacterized protein isoform X2, coding for MASSAFISIKKTKVPFSLTLFSIAKKSSLFSTLCKKHHHHQTSTTTTPPVAKKVPFTVSAHGVTWNDPYRWMNKTNDPDFINYLQQENSYAQSFMKDTEEMQKGLFSEMISRMPSKISTPPELWGPWLYYQYIPEGKEFPLLCRKLAAESKGWMKTVSNYVIGVSKKEQVLLDWNEIAERYGYVHVGTCRVSPDHNYLAYTVDVTGSEQFVLQIKDLRNDCVLPTLGVEGVVSVEWAQDSCTFFYTLSDQNQRPYRVHCIKLGSDSVHDVPLFVENDSSFCVDIASTKDGKFITVNSNSRTSSEVYVINATNLQTGIQRFCKRVSGVQYFLEHHHGFFYVLTNYRNVGEESPSSGEYYLARCPVENLQSTSLQNVIVPSGDIFIQDMDMFNEHLVLFLNKEGSSLICSVDMQTIINCEDQMMIDELNPWFFPLPSDMCAIAPGSNHDFTRYIYRAVVSSPVMPDVIVDYDMSRRTFAVIHQEEVINLSHDTKYWSNNEERSRNELLSIPLKKEIYTQNNEVQRWSDFAEIYFCEEKEVISHDGARVPITILFSRKAHKKGQSPGLLHGYGAYGEVLDKSWCGDRLSLLDRGWVIAFADVRGGGGPDPSWHKSGSGMSKLNSVNDFISCGNYLVSEGYVHKHRLGAVGVSAGSLLVAAAINMHPELFQAAILK
- the LOC104118489 gene encoding uncharacterized protein isoform X1 gives rise to the protein MASSAFISIKKTKVPFSLTLFSIAKKSSLFSTLCKKHHHHQTSTTTTPPVAKKVPFTVSAHGVTWNDPYRWMNKTNDPDFINYLQQENSYAQSFMKDTEEMQKGLFSEMISRMPSKISTPPELWGPWLYYQYIPEGKEFPLLCRKLAAESKGWMKTVSNYVIGVSKKEQVLLDWNEIAERYGYVHVGTCRVSPDHNYLAYTVDVTGSEQFVLQIKDLRNDCVLPTLGVEGVVSVEWAQDSCTFFYTLSDQNQRPYRVHCIKLGSDSVHDVPLFVENDSSFCVDIASTKDGKFITVNSNSRTSSEVYVINATNLQTGIQRFCKRVSGVQYFLEHHHGFFYVLTNYRNVGEESPSSGEYYLARCPVENLQSTSLQNVIVPSGDIFIQDMDMFNEHLVLFLNKEGSSLICSVDMQTIINCEDQMMIDELNPWFFPLPSDMCAIAPGSNHDFTRYIYRAVVSSPVMPDVIVDYDMSRRTFAVIHQEEVINLSHDTKYWSNNEERSRNELLSIPLKKEIYTQNNEVQRWSDFAEIYFCEEKEVISHDGARVPITILFSRKAHKKGQSPGLLHGYGAYGEVLDKSWCGDRLSLLDRGWVIAFADVRGGGGPDPSWHKSGSGMSKLNSVNDFISCGNYLVSEGYVHKHRLGAVGVSAGSLLVAAAINMHPELFQAAILKVPFLDVCSSLLDPTLPLTILDYEEFGNPQLRAHFDYILKYSPYDNIPEGVCCPVMLVKASLNDSRVGVWEAAKWVAKIRDKMCTGCSSSVILQTNMSGGHFSEGGRFGQCEEAAYEYAFLMKVLGKS